A genomic region of Oryza glaberrima chromosome 1, OglaRS2, whole genome shotgun sequence contains the following coding sequences:
- the LOC127775659 gene encoding piezo-type mechanosensitive ion channel homolog isoform X3 → MDSLMSLENDSLAEELLPSRNVFLVRQSRSGRRHANVLLRGSVFRTFSINFFTYGFPIKRKSLHQTPKCVKAVGSNVIIRIHCSAKHRWCLNLLKMKMKIKIKCFMQNKVLLLALSLWSFNFTSICAFGLLAYVGYILYAFPSLFEMHRLNGSLLVFILLWAASTYIFNVAFTFFNKRFQKDMMIWETIGLWHYSIPGLFLLAQFCLGVFVALCNLVNNSVFVYTTTEGGASSSDDHLIDEKEDTMVLIVATLAWGLRKLSRAITLMLLFLLVVKPGFIHAVYMCFFLVFLLNHSIKKGLRQILVLFCEAHFSILYILQLDLVSSALERSGSLTMEVLSQLGLSNKSTTKDFMEIGSIVCFCAVHSHGFKMLFALSAVLRHTPSTPVGFTILKAGLNKSVLLSVYNSQNSRNGQADRSTHEKKIASYLSKIGQKFLWVYRSYGTYVAFLTILLTLYLVTPNYISFGYLFFLLVWIIGRQLVEKTKRRLWFPLKVYATVVFIFTYCLSVSPLFAGLVSKFVKLYPDLGFDPEASLLMNVWQSLAVLVVMQLYSYERRQNSDKNFGVSDASESGLLGFLRRLLIWHSEKILSVTVFYACLSSISLSGLIYLLGLIMFSILPKVSRIPSKVYLVYTGLLATSEYLFQMLCEPAQMCPGQQFHGLSVFLGLKHYDAGFWGVEYGLRGKVLVIVACTIQYNVFHWLDLMPTSLLHEGKWEEPCQLFISGDTSSNARDNNKDSHSSNRFSSLFSKVQGLIGSSSSSSLSSGSTCQTSEPVQNETSGSDEGKRYSFSKIWGMSKESHKWDKRKIISLRRERFETQKTTFKCYMKFWMENLFKLRGLEINMIVLLLASFTLLNVISIFYITCLVVCILMNRDLIQKLWPLFVVLFASVLLLEYFALWKEGMPWLHSINDIEVHCRECWKNSRIFFAYCSKCWLGLIADDPRMLISYYIVFIFSSFKLRSDRFSGFSDSDTYHQMMSQRKNALVWRDLSLETKSFWTFLDYIRLYAYCHLLDIVLALIAITGTLEYDVLHLGYLGFALVFFRMRLEILKKKNKIFKYLRMYNFALIVLSLAYQSPYFGQFSSGKCDQIDYIYEIIGFYKYDYGFKITSRSAFVEIVIFLLVSIQSYIFSSGEFDYVSRYLEAEQIGAMVHEQEKKALKKTEQLQHLRRSEEQKRERNMQVERMKSEMYNLQSQLNRMNSFTPINNASHSEGLRHRRNTKLYTDIDTPLQDSGIGSPRKEDKTGSTDSSQSFEFSVEDAQKSLTDLMFRTPCDTPRSPIRGTSEEFKVTDNARNSLGSTSEITEVEENEGKVNHNLLKLQYGRGAVKENPLKSAVQLIGDGVSQVQSFGNQAVTNIVSFLNIDPEEPHSSDHPAEDDIYDMVESQRETHDGQLLRTHSVTSGNGTKSSANMPIGVIFRYIWYQMRSNYDYVCYCCFVLVFLWNFSLLSMVYLGALFLYALCVNYGPSYLFWVIVLIYTELNILSQYIYQIVIQHCGLNIHIPLLQRLGFPDDKIKASFVVSILPLFLVYISTLLQSSITAKDGEWVPVTEFSFLSARNNVEEKQRMPYNWRDRLKNIHLPVMNLIRMIGRGISRYWLSLTQGAESPPYFVQVTMEVNHWPEDGIQPERIESAINRVLAIAHEERCQANSPSSCHSCSRVRIQSIERSKENSSMALAVLEVVYAAPLDCQSAGWYKSLTPAADVEKEIHESQKAGLFEDVNFPYPVVSVIGGGKREIDLYAYYFGADLAVFFLVAMFYQSVLKNKSEFLEVYQLEDQFPKEFVFILMILFFLIVVDRIIYLWSFATGKVIFYLFNLVLFTYSVTEYAWGMELVHRNVGGFVLRAIYLTKSISLALQALQIRCGIPNKSNLYRQFLTSKVTQVNYFGFRLYRALPFLYELRCVLDWSCTTTSLTMYDWLKLEDIYASLFLVKCDAILNRANHQQGEKQTKMTKFCSGICLFFVLICVIWAPMLIYSSGNPTNIANPIIDVSVKIDIKALGGRLTFFKTTVCEKIPWKHMRAYDDVDPLDYLGGYNVEDIQLICCQPDASTMWLIPAPVQTRFIQSLEETEMIFGNMELILNWDFLRARPKGKELVKYESPVDRSPSVDDVKRVLNGTTNSFRITDAYPRYFRVTGSGEVRRLEASIDSVSGELLLNNGTPPWWSFYDTNPSDLAGCQGLNGPMAIVVSEETPQGIIGETLSKFSIWSLYITFVLAVARFIRLQCSDLRMRIPYENLPSCDRLLDICEGIYAARAEGELEVEEVLYWTLVNIYRSPHMLLEYTKPD, encoded by the exons ATGGATTCTCTTATGTCTCTAGAAAATGACAGCTTAGCGGAGGAGCTTCTTCCTTCCAGAAATGTTTTTTTGGTTCGCCAATCTCG ATCAGGCAGAAGGCATGCCAATGTATTGCTGAGAGGATCAGTTTTCAGGACTTTCAGTATTAACTTCTTCACTTATGGCTTCCCG attaaaagaaaatcgCTTCACCAAACACCAAAATGTGTAAAAGCTGTTGGATCAAATGTGATTATCAGAATCCACTGCAGTGCCAAacataggtggtgtttgaatctcctgaagatgaagatgaagataaagattaagtgtttcatgcaaaacaag GTTTTGCTGCTTGCGCTTTCCCTTTGGAGCTTCAATTTTACTAGCATCTGTGCTTTTGGTCTTCTAGCTTATGTTGGATACATTTTATATGCTTTTCCTTCGTTATTTGAAATGCATCGGTTGAATGGGTCACTCCTAGTTTTCATTCTTCTATGGGCAGCCAGCACATATATCTTCAATGTGGCATTTACATTCTTCAATAAAAGATTTCAAAAG GATATGATGATTTGGGAAACCATTGGGCTTTGGCACTATTCTATTCCTGGATTATTTCTTCTTGCTCAGTTCTGCCTTGGCGTCTTTGTAGCACTGTGTAATCTTGTAAACAATTCTGTTTTTGTTTACACAACTACTGAGGGGGGAGCGTCATCGAGTGATGACCACCTCATTGATG AGAAGGAAGATACAATGGTTTTGATTGTAGCAACTCTAGCATGGGGTCTACGCAAGCTTTCACGTGCAATCACTTTGATGCTACTGTTTCTTCTTGTGGTGAAACCTGGCTTTATTCATGCTGTTTACA TGTGTTTTTTTCTGGTGTTTCTGTTGAATCATTCAATCAAAAAGGGACTGCGCCAGATCTTAGTGCTATTCTGTGAGGCGCATTTTTCAATACTGTACATTCTTCAGCTTGATTTAGTTTCCAGTGCTTTGGAGCGTAGTGGTTCCCTAACAATGGAGGTACTCTCACAGTTAG GTCTTTCAAATAAATCTACAACAAAGGATTTCATGGAAATTGGTTCAATTGTGTGCTTTTGTGCTGTCCATAGTCATGGTTTTAAAATGCTTTTTGCACTCTCCGCGGTTCTTCGGCATACACCTTCTACTCCTGTTGGGTTCACTATCTTAAAGGCTGGTCTGAACAAGTCAGTTCTGCTGTCAGTGTATAACTCGCAAAATTCGCGAAATGGTCAAGCTGATCGAAGTACACATG AGAAAAAGATAGCATCATATCTCAGTAAAATTGGCCAAAAGTTTCTTTGGGTGTATCGCTCGTATGGAACCTATGTGGCTTTCCTCACAATTCTTTTGACTCTCTACTTGGTGACTCCTAATTATATATCCTTTGGTTAcctttttttccttctggtTTGGATAATTGGAAGGCAACTTGTCGAGAAGACAAAGAGACGGCTTTGGTTTCCACTAAAAGTATATGCCACTGTGGTTTTCATCTTTACATACTGCCTTAGTGTGTCACCCCTTTTTGCAGGGTTAGTCTCAAAATTTGTTAAACTATATCCTGATCTGGGATTTGATCCCGAGGCCTCGCTGTTGATGAATGTTTGGCAATCATTGGCTGTTCTAGTAGTAATGCAACTTTATAGCTATGAAAGACGGCAGAACAGTGACAAGAACTTTGGTGTATCTGATGCTTCTGAATCTGGGCTTCTGGGGTTCCTAAGGAGATTGTTAATTTGGCATAGTGAGAAGATATTATCAGTTACTGTGTTCTATGCTTGCCTATCATCAATCAGTTTATCTGGCCTAATTTATCTTTTAGGTCTCATTATGTTTTCCATTTTACCTAAAGTTTCTCGAATTCCTTCCAAGGTTTACCTTGTTTACACTGGTTTACTTGCTACATCAGAATACCTATTTCAAATGTTATGTGAACCTGCTCAAATGTGTCCTGGTCAGCAGTTCCATGGCTTGTCTGTCTTTCTTGGTTTGAAGCATTATGATGCTGGATTTTGGGGTGTCGAATATGGTCTTCGAGGAAAAGTTTTGGTAATCGTGGCTTGCACCATTCAGTATAATGTTTTCCATTGGTTGGATTTGATGCCAACATCTCTTTTACATGAGGGCAAATGGGAAGAACCTTGCCAGCTCTTTATCTCTGGTGATACATCTTCTAATGCTAGGGACAATAACAAGGATAGTCATTCATCAAATAGGTTTAGTTCATTGTTTTCAAAAGTTCAAGGTCTGATTGGTAGCAGCTCAAGTTCATCTCTGAGTTCAGGGAGCACTTGTCAGACATCAGAACCTGTCCAGAATGAGACAAGCGGCTCAGATGAGGGCAAAAGATACTCATTTTCAAAGATTTGGGGAATGTCAAAAGAAAGCCACAAGTGGGATAAGAGAAAGATTATTTCCTTGAGAAGAGAAAGATTTGAAACTCAGAAGACAACCTTTAAATGCTACATGAAATTCTGGATGGAAAATCTCTTTAAATTGCGAGGTCTTGAAATTAACATGATCGTGTTACTATTGGCCAGCTTTACATTGTTGAATGTTATATCAATTTTTTACATCACATGCCTCGTTGTATGTATTCTTATGAACAGAGATCTTATCCAGAAACTGTGGCCTCTTTTTGTTGTTCTCTTTGCTTCGGTCCTACTACTCGAGTACTTTGCTCTTTGGAAGGAAGGAATGCCCTGGTTACACAGTATCAATGACATTGAAGTTCATTGTCGCGAATGCTGGAAAAATTCAAGGATTTTCTTTGCATATTGCTCAAAATGTTGGCTGG GGTTAATAGCTGACGATCCTCGAATGCTCATTAGCTACTATATTGTCTtcattttttcctcttttaAGTTACGGTCCGATCGTTTCTCTGGTTTCTCAGACTCAGATACTTATCATCAGATGATGTCACAAAGGAAAAATGCATTAGTTTGGAGGGACCTCTCATTGGAAACAAAAAGTTTCTGGACTTTTCTTGATTATATACGGCTTTATGCTTATTGCCATTTATTGGACATAGTTTTAGCATTAATTGCTATTACTGGTACGCTGGAGTATGATGTGCTGCACCTTGGTTATCTTGGATTTGCTTTGGTTTTCTTCAGAATGAGGCTTGAaatattgaagaaaaaaaataaaatattcaaGTATCTGCGGATGTATAATTTTGCGCTTATTGTTTTATCACTTGCTTATCAATCTCCTTATTTTGGGCAATTTAGCTCTGGCAAGTGTGACCAAATTGACTATATTTATGAAATTATTGGATTTTACAAGTATGATTATGGTTTTAAGATAACATCACGATCAGCTTTTGTTGAGATAGTGATCTTCTTATTGGTGTCAATTCAATCATACATCTTTAGTTCTGGTGAATTTGATTATGTATCAAGATACCTTGAGGCTGAACAAATTGGTGCGATGGTCCATGAGCAGGAGAAAAAAGCTTTGAAGAAAACTGAACAGCTCCAACATCTTCGAAGGTCCGAGGAGCAAAAACGTGAGCGGAACATGCAAGTGGAAAGGATGAAATCTGAGATGTACAATTTACAAAGTCAGCTTAATCGAATGAATTCCTTCACCCCAATCAACAATGCATCTCACAGTGAAGGCTTACGTCACAGGAGGAATACTAAGTTGTATACTGATATTGACACCCCGTTGCAAGATAGTGGGATTGGATCACCAAGAAAGGAGGATAAGACTGGTAGCACAGACTCATCCCAATCCTTTGAATTTTCTGTAGAAGATGCACAGAAGAGCTTGACAGATTTAATGTTCCGGACTCCATGTGATACTCCTAGGTCACCAATCAGGGGGACAAGTGAAGAATTTAAGGTGACTGATAATGCTAGGAACTCACTGGGTTCAACATCCGAGATCACTGAGGTCGAAGAAAATGAGGGCAAAGTGAATCATAATTTACTAAAACTGCAGTATGGAAGAGGGGCAGTTAAGGAAAACCCACTAAAATCTGCTGTGCAATTAATTGGTGATGGTGTCTCCCAAGTTCAGTCCTTTGGAAACCAGGCAGTTACAAATATTGTGAGCTTCTTGAACATTGATCCAGAAGAACCACATTCCAGTGATCATCCTGCAGAAGATGACATTTATGATATGGTAGAAAGTCAGAGGGAAACACATGATGGCCAGTTGTTAAGAACACATTCAGTTACCTCTGGAAATGGCACAAAATCGTCTGCAAACATGCCGATAGGTGTAATCTTTCGGTATATATGGTATCAGATGCGAAGTAATTATGATTATGTTTGCTATTGCTGTTTCGTTCTGGTTTTCTTGTGGAATTTTAGCTTGCTATCCATGGTTTACCTTGGAGCACTTTTCTTGTATGCTCTTTGTGTGAACTATGGGCCAAGTTACCTGTTTTGGGTCATTGTTCTGATCTACACTGAGCTGAACATTCTCTCACAATATATATACCAGATTGTCATTCAGCACTGTGGTTTGAACATACATATACCTCTTCTCCAGAGATTAGGTTTTCCGGATGATAAAATAAAGGCATCATTTGTTGTCAGCATATTGCCTCTCTTTCTGGTGTATATATCTACCCTCTTGCAGAGTTCCATAACGGCTAAAGATGGTGAATGGGTTCCTGTAACAGAGTTCAGCTTTCTAAGTGCAAGAAATAATGTAGAAGAGAAACAACGTATGCCTTACAATTGGAGAGATAGGCTAAAAAATATTCACTTGCCTGTAATGAATCTTATAAGGATGATTGGGAGAGGCATATCTAGATATTGGTTGTCACTAACACAAGGGGCAGAATCTCCTCCATATTTTGTGCAAGTTACAATGGAAGTAAACCATTGGCCAGAAGATGGAATTCAACCAGAAAGAATAGAGTCAGCAATAAACAGGGTCCTTGCTATAGCTCATGAAGAAAGATGTCAAGCCAACTCGCCTTCATCTTGCCATTCTTGTAGTCGGGTTCGGATTCAAAGTATTGAGCGAAGCAAAGAAAACTCTAGTATGGCTCTTGCTGTCCTAGAAGTTGTCTATGCTGCTCCCTTGGACTGCCAATCAGCAGGATGGTACAAATCACTCACTCCAGCTGCTGATGTAGAGAAGGAGATTCATGAATCACAAAAGGCAGGACTTTTTGAAGATGTAAATTTTCCTTACCCAGTAGTCTCTGTGATTGGCGGTGGTAAAAGGGAAATTGATCTTTATGCATATTATTTTGGTGCTGATTTGGCAGTTTTCTTTCTCGTTGCCATGTTCTATCAATCTGTTCTTAAAAACAAAAGTGAATTTCTGGAAGTTTACCAGCTGGAGGATCAGTTTCCCAAAGAGTTTGTTTTCATCCTAATG ATTCTCTTTTTCTTGATTGTGGTTGATCGCATCATATATCTGTGGTCATTTGCCACAGGAAAAGTCATTTTCTATCTTTTCAACCTAGTGCTTTTCACATACTCTGTCACTGAATATGCTTGGGGAATGGAGCTAGTGCACAGAAATGTTGGAGGATTTGTTCTACGTGCAATCTATCTTACAAAGTCGATTTCCTTGGCACTTCAAGCTTTACAGATTAGATGTGGTATTCCCAACAAGAGTAACTTGTATCGACAGTTTTTGACAAGCAAAGTTACACAAGTAAATTATTTTGGTTTCCGGCTTTACCGTGCTCTGCCCTTCTTGTATGAGCTGCGGTGTGTGCTTGATTGGTCATGTACAACCACATCATTAACAATGTATGATTGGCTTAAG TTGGAGGATATATATGCAAGCTTGTTCCTTGTGAAATGCGATGCAATTTTAAACAGGGCAAATCACCAACAAGGGGAGAAGCAAACGAAAATGACAAAATTCTGCAGTGGGATATGCCTATTCTTTGTACTTATCTGTGTTATTTGGGCACCTATGTTG ATATACAGTAGTGGTAACCCAACAAATATTGCCAACCCTATTATTGATGTAAGTGTTAAGATTGATATAAAAGCTCTTGGTGGTAGGTTAACCTTTTTTAAAACCACCGTCTGTGAAAAGATACCATGGAAACACATGAGGGCCTATGATGATGTTGACCCTCTAGATTATTTGGGAGGATATAATGTTGAGGACATTCAACTTATTTGTTGCCAACCGGATGCATCGACGATGTGGTTGATACCAGCTCCAGTGCAAACCAGATTCATTCAATCCCTTGAGGAGACAGAAATGATTTTTGGAAACATGGAGCTTATTTTAAATTGGGATTTTCTCAGAGCTAGACCAAAAGGGAAGGAACTAGTGAAATATGAGTCACCTGTTGATCGTAGTCCAAGTGTAGATGATGTTAAACGAGTGCTAAACGGGACTACAAATAGCTTCAGGATAACTGATGCTTACCCTAGATACTTTCGGGTTACTGGATCAGGTGAAGTGCGACGATTAGAAGCATCG ATAGATTCAGTAAGTGGCGAACTGCTCTTGAATAATGGCACTCCTCCTTGGTGGTCATTCTATGATACAAACCCATCAGATTTGGCTGGCTGTCAAGGCCTTAATGGTCCCATGGCCATCGTTGTGTCTGAGGAGACACCTC AGGGTATTATTGGTGAAACACTGAGCAAATTCAGCATTTGGAGTTTGTACATTACCTTTGTGTTAGCTGTTGCAAGATTTATTAGACTGCAATGCTCAGATCTGAGAATGAGAATACCTTATGAGAATCTTCCATCTTGCGACAG GTTACTTGACATCTGTGAAGGCATTTATGCAGCACGAGCAGAGGGTGAGTTAGAAGTGGAAGAAGTTCTATATTGGACATTGGTAAATATATACAGGTCACCTCATATGCTGCTTGAGTATACCAAGCCAGACTAG